In Sphingopyxis macrogoltabida, the sequence CAATGGCCGTCGGCGGTGGTGCCATATTCGGCGACCATATCGCTCATGCCGCCGCCCTCCCGCGAAACAGCGGACGGTTGGGGGCGTCGGGATCATCGACCAGCTCGATGCGCGCGTTATGATAGCGATGCTCGCCGAGCCACGCCTGCGCCGCCGCCTCGTCGGCAGCGAGGTGACGCAGTTCGTCGCCCTCGCCGATGACCGTGAGCACCCGGGCCATGCCGGGTCGCGGGCGCTCGACGATCTCGAAATCGAGCCGGCTCACGACCGAATAAATGCGGCGCACGACGAGGATCTGGACGCCGCCGCTGCTGTATGTCGCCAGATGCAGCGCGAAGGTCGGCGGCGACGAGTAGGTCGTGCTCTCGCATCCGGGACGATATTCGATGAGCGTCCCGGTGCCGTTGTCATTCTCCCACGCCTTGACCTTGCGGGTGCAACGATCGGGCGGACGCGGCTCGCCGTTGGAGAAGCGGATCTTGGCGCCGAGCGGCGCATGGCAATAGATATCCATCGGTGACATTTCGGGTTTCCTGATAAAGGAAAGCCCGGCGCTGCGGCCGGGCTCTAAGTTGGGGGTGGGAAAGGTTCTGTCAGCCAGGCGGTGGGCCGAGCGACAGCGCGGCGATCGCCTCTTCGAGGAAGCTGGCGGTCGACATGCTGACCATCCCGGACTTGCTGATCAGAGTGGCGGCGCCGCCAAAGCCGTCAGGACGCATCGTCGAACAGCTCCACGCTGTCTCGATTTCGATGTAGTCGAGCGCCGAGCGCTTCACGACATCCTCAAAGATGCCCTCGAAGCTGAGCATGGACATGTCCACCTCGAACTCCGCCGCTTCCGGATCGAGCTTTTCCAGCGCCTCGCGGACGACATCGGTGACGCTGCTCGCGATGCTTTCCTCGGCTGCGATCATCCGCTTCACTTCGGCGACGTCCAGCAAGACGAAGTCGCTCACACCGTCAGAGGCCGAGAAATAGACGTCCTCGCCGACGGGCTCCGCGTCGAACATCCTCGCGAGAATGACATATTCAAGCTCGGTCATCGCCATCTTCGGGATGTCGGGGCGAACGACGATTTGAGAGAAATAGTCAGCCATGACGGTCGCTCCCCTCGTCCGCAGCCGCTGCTGGCTCGGGATCGCCCTCGACAATCAGCGGCGGCACTTCGAACTCCGCCTCGTCGAAATAGGCGAGGATCGCCTCGATGCTGTCGCGGTCAGCGACGAGATGCCGGTCGATCATCACACGGTCATTCTCATCGACCATGTAAGAGTGGGGTTCGCCTTCGGCCCGGAAGACGATACGCTCGGCGCTCCATTCCCCGGGATAGCCGCCCGACCAGCGGGCGTACGGCAGCCCATGCTCGGCACAGAAGGTTTCGAGCGGCTCGACGCGGCCCCACGCGACCTCGTGCGCGAAGAGCGACAGGGCTTCGCCGATCTCGCGATGACCCGGCTCGAAAGCGGGCCCGTCCCACTCGGTGGAGAGATCTTCGGCGGCGACGATCTCGGCGAGCACCGCGTAGGTGTCCGCGCTCACGCGCCCGCCGATCGTGATCGAGATGGAAACGCGATCAGCCATGATGCCCTCCATCGACAGGGGCTGGGAGTGCCGATCCGATTGCATTGTTCAGCTTGTCCATTTTCAGTCTCCGAAAAGCCGAAAGCCCGGCGCGACGGCCGGGCTTTCGGGAGTTTCATTTCAAGGGTGAGCCGCACAGCGCGGCCCGCGTCATTCGGCGGCGATCTCGTCGGCACTTCCATCGTAGTCGGCGGCGTCGCTGACATCGTCGGCGAGACCGGGCGGCAGCGCGTCTGCCCCATCGTCATTCGCGGCCGGCGACGGCGTGGCCCCTTCCTCGTCCGGCGTGCGCAGCGGCTCGGGCAGCCAGTTCGTCTCTTCGAGCAGCCGTTCGGCTTCGCGGGCCATGTCCGCCTTTTTCAGATGGTCGATCATCCCGGCAAACTGCTCGCCGCGCGCTTCGGTAACATCGGCGAGCAGCCGCGGCTTGGGCACGCTTTTGAAGTAGCCGTCGGCAGTCGGCCGCCAGCCAGCCGCGATGAGATCGAGACCCACCGCGCGCGCGAGTACGTGGCTGTGCACGATGCGCCGCGCGACGGTATGCGACGAGATGCGCCCATTGTCGTACTTGGGCACGATCTCAGCCTGCGCGTTGACACCGAGCGACGCGCAATGCGCGAAGAGGCTCGCCTGCTCATCGTCGTCCAGTGTCAGGAGCCAGTCCCAGGCATCGCGATCGGTCTTCGGCATCCGCGCGCGCCACGCCTCATGGCGTTCGGCGATCGCCCGTCCGGGCGGACAGTCGCGAAGGCCCGCTGGCGCGTTCGAGAAGGCAACGCCGTTCACATGAACCTGCACGCAGCCCTCGCGGCTGTATCCGAAGAAGCAGGAAACGACGAAAGCGTGAAGCACCGCGGCGAAGGCGGTCGAGGGACAGCGCGCGACGGCGTCTTGGAGCGCAAGCGTGCGCCACGCCGTCAGATCCGAGACGAGCCGATCGGACATCGGCTTGAGCCCGGCGTCCTCTTCCTCGTCGCCGCTTGCAGCATCGCCGTCCTGTCCGGCAGCGCCATCGACCCCTGGCGCCGTGTGTTCCGCGCCGTTAGCGGCGGCGTCGGCGTCCGCGCCGGGACCGTCCTCGCCCTCCGCCTCGGGTTCGTCTTCGGGACGCACGAAGCCGCGCTCGACACGCAGCGAGCCGTCATGCTCGATCGAGACGAAAACGCCGGCGATTGGCAGTTCCGCGGGATCGAAGATCTGCGGCCGCTCGCTGATCGCGCCGATCTCGGCATCGATCGCCTCGAGCTTGGCGTGGATCTCGTCGGGGACCTCGTCGGCGTCGCTCCATTCGTCGCTGAGATCTTCCGCATCGGCCTCGAGCATTGTCAGGCGTTCCTGCTCGGCGTCGCTGATCGGCACTTCCTCGCCGACGATCCGGCGCATGTCGCGGCCTGCGTGCCACGGGATCTCAATCGCGGCTTCGACCCATTTCCAGCCCTCGCCGCCGATGCGTTCGGCCTCAGCCGCGAGCTTTTCGTCGACGAGGCGGTCGAGCAGCGCCGGATCGGTGAGCCAGCCGCCGTCGTCGCGCTCGAACAGGTCGCGGATCACGCTCCCGCCCGCCGCGACATAGGCATCGACGGTCACGAAGCGGACCCGCTTGTCGACCGCGCGGACGCTGTTCTCGGTCAGCTTCTGGCGGATGAAGGCGGGCGAGGTGTTGTAGCTCGACCGCAGCATCTCGAACACCTGCTCCTGGCGGGCATGATCGTTCGACACCGTGAAGGCCATGAGCTGATCGAGGCTCACGCCGTCCTCGGCGTAGACTTCGTGCAACGTGGGCGAGACCGAGGCGAGTTTCAGCCGCTGCCGGACAACGGCCGGCGTCACGAAGCTGTTCGCCGCGATCGTCTCGATATCCTCACCCTTGTCGGCCATCGCCTGCATCGCGCGAAACTGATCGAGCGGATGGAGTGCTTCGCGCCGCGCGTTTTCGGCGTAGCTGTCGTCTTCTGCCAGAATGGTGCGACCGACCGGTTGGACGATGCAGGGAATCAGCGCGTCTTTCGCGAGCCGCTTCTGCGTCACGAGCAATTCGAGCGCGCGAAAGCGCCGGCCCCCGGCCGGAACTTCGAACAGGCCCGTTTCCTTGCCGTCCGCATCAAGCATCGGCCGCACGTTGAGGCTCTGGAGAAGCCCCAAGCGAGCGATGTCTTCCGCAAGCTCGGGGATCGTTTCGCCGGACTTCGTCCGGCGGACGTTGGATTGGGAAAGCCTCAGCTTGTCGAAGGGAAGGTCCCTTGAAGGGCTGAGGGTGATTTTCGGTTGTGCTCTGGCCATTTGCCATCTCCGTGGCGAGCGCCGCGAGACACTCTCTCGGCCCTTGACTCGCCACCCGGCACCCGGCTCCTCTCCCTCTCGGCTGGGCTTGCCCAGCCGCTTCTGGGAGCGCGCAACATTTCTCACCACAAAGCGATTAAGCAGGTCGGACTGACGCTGAATGACCACTCAGACTAGTGGATGATGCCCCGTCTGCCTATACTACCGGGCTTCATCAGTGCCCGGCTGTTCCGCATCGGTCGAAACCGTCGCTGCCCCCAACCGACGTCGTGCCAAGCACCAAATTTTTCTCCCGGCATGCACGGTGGATACCTAAGGTCTCGAAAACCGAAGCTTCGTGAGGAGAATCGCTCGGCAATGCGGTTCGACGTTTTCAACGAAATATGTCGGAGCGCTTGGAATTTAAGCAGTTTCACCTGTATAGACGGGTGATGGATCTCATCCCCGGAATGACCTCGAACAACGCCAAACGGTCCACCCATGGCGCTTCCCCGGATACGCCTCCGCGCTATGCCGCGATCAAGCAGAGCATCTATGATGCGATTCGCGATGGCCGCCTCAAGCCAGGTGACCGGGTGCCGTCGGAAGCGGAACTGGTCGGGCAATTCGATGTTTCACGCATGACGGCGAACCGGGCCCTTCGCGAACTGCAATCCGCCGGTATCATTGTGCGCCGCGCCGGCAGCGGCTCGTTCATCGCCGAACCCAAACCAATCGGGCACATGATCGAGATCCGGAACATCGCCGAGGAAATTCGCGGACGCGGTCATGACTACCGGGCCCGGGTCATCCAGAATCTCGAGGAAAAGGCCGGCGCCGAGACTGCCGCACTGCTAGAGGTTCCGGTAGGCACGAAAATCTTCCACTCGGTCATCGTCCATCACGAGGCCGAGTTTCCGATCCAGCTCGAGGAGCGGTTCGTGCTTGCGTCCGCCGCGCCCGATTACGGCACGCTCGATTTCACGCAGCTGACGCCCAACGAATATTTGACGCGCACTGCGCCGCTCGAGCGGGTCGAGCACCGCGTCCGCGCGGAAATGCCCGACGCGCGCACGCGCGGCATGCTTGGTCTCAACGAGGGGGAACCTGTTCTGCGCATGACGCGGCGGACCTGGAGTAACGGTCGGCTGGTATCGCACGCCTGGCTCTCCCATCCCGGCACGCGCTTCGAGCTTTCCGCAGCTTTTTCGGTCGACGACTGACGGGTCAGACCGTGCTGCGGGTAACGATGGGCTTGCGCCGACGGCGCAGCCAGCGAAAATCGGCGCGGCTGAAGCTTTTAAAGAGTAGATAGAAACCAGTCCCCGAAAGCCACAGCGCGCCGAAAGCGACGAAGATGATCAGCGGGTGGTTAAAGCTCTTCCGGTTCACATAATCCATATTGTGGAGCATCCAGAAGAAATCCCACGTCCGCCACGTGTCGCCGCGCATGACGAGAAAGCGCGCGTTGTCGAGCGCGACATAGGCGCTGCTATTATCGGCGTCGGCAAAGTCGACGCGCCACATCGCACCTTCATGGTCGCGTGATTCGAGATTCGGCTTCGCAATCACGCTCACCTTTCGGATTGGTGCCTCGTTCATCATCGATGCGACTTCGCGGGCCATCCCCTCATCGACACGAATATTCTCGCCGCTCGTAGCGTCGACCAGCCGCACGCCCTTGGTGGTGCGGAGCTCGTAGATCGGTCGGACGCCAAGATCGCGCAAAACCAGCCCGGTGACGGGCTCACCGCGCGGCAAGGCGGCGACGTCAAAATACTCGCCGGCCGGCAAGGGATGCGCGTGGCTCATTCCGCCGCCGTGGCCGCCGACCTTGTCTTTGTCGAGCAGCGCCATCACCGAGCCGCTCAAAGCCCAGAGCAGGAACTGGAGCCCGAGGATCAGACCGACCCATTTGTGGATGCGCCGAAAGAAGAGCGGCGTGAAACGGATTTTCTTCATGCCTTCTTCCTTTTGCGGCGCTGGAACGACCAGATCAGCAACCAAGCTCCGGTGAGCGCCATGGCGAAGGCGCTCCAGGTCGCGACGCGAAGCAGCGGATTGTTGACGTCGGTGCGCTCGTCATAGTCCATGATGTGGAGCATCCAGGCGAAGTCGAAGACGCGCCAGAGTGCGTGGCGCCGCGAGATCAACTCGCCCGTCTGCGGCGACAGATAGAGCATCGGGCGGTTCCAGCCCTCGAACTCGACCTGCCAATAGGGCGGCTTGCGCGACTGCATTTCCTGTGGCGCTTCGGTCAACAGCCGCACCGACACGATCTTGCCGTCGCCGGTGTAGATGCGCCGCGCCTGCTCGCGGACCTGGGACTCGGTAAGCGCAGGCAGCGGCGCACCCGAGCGGGCATCGAACAGCCGCGCCCCTTCGGGAGTTTCAGCGCGCCAGACGGGGCGATCGAAGAAACGCTGCAAGCGAACCTCGGACGCACCCGGTGCGGCCGCAACGATCCGCGACGGCGGCGCGAGGCCCGCGAGGTCGAAGGGCTGAACCATCGGCGCGCGCACGAGATGGTCGCCATGGATGGTGTCGATGTGCACGACCACCATGTAGAAGCCCGTCAGCGTCCAGAGCAGCGCCTGGACGCCGACCACCAGGGCCAGCCATTTATGCGTTCGCCGGACGAGCAGCGGCCAACGGATCGCCATATCGATTACCCTCAGAACGCGGTGCGGAAGCCGACGTAGAAACGCCGTCCGAGCAGGTCATAGGTCATCGTGTCGGTGTTCGCATCGGTGAAGCTCTGGATATAGGGCGCCTTGCGATCGAAAAGATTGTCGACGCCGACCTGGAAGCGGGTCTTCTCGTCGATTTCGAAAGCGACCTGAAGATTGTGGTAGAAGACATTGGGCGTGCTGTAGCCGATTTCGCCGGGCGCCGCATTGAAGTCGGTCGCCTTGCCGATCCACTGGGTCGACCAGGTCGCGCTGACACCATCCTTTTCGGCGGTCAGCACGCCATAGCCGCGCCACTTCGGATAACCGCCATTGCCGCCGCCGATAAAGCCGTCGAAGTCGATCGGCGCGCCGCCCGGGAAGGGCAGGACGACATATTTGTTGAGATAGGTCACGTTGACGTCAAGCGAGACGTTCATGCTGCCGATGTCATTGTTGTAAACGAGACCCAGATCGAGGCCGTTCATTTCCTCGCGGCCCGTATTGATCGGTTGCGCGGAGAGGAAGGTGACTTCGCCGGTCAGCGGGCTGCGCGTAAAATCTTCGCAGAAGGGATGCGACAGATTCTGGCTCGCATAACAGATGCCGAGCTTGGTCGACCCGGGAATAGCACGGATCGCATCCTTGATCTTGATGTCGA encodes:
- a CDS encoding NUDIX hydrolase, which encodes MADYFSQIVVRPDIPKMAMTELEYVILARMFDAEPVGEDVYFSASDGVSDFVLLDVAEVKRMIAAEESIASSVTDVVREALEKLDPEAAEFEVDMSMLSFEGIFEDVVKRSALDYIEIETAWSCSTMRPDGFGGAATLISKSGMVSMSTASFLEEAIAALSLGPPPG
- a CDS encoding ParB/RepB/Spo0J family partition protein, translating into MARAQPKITLSPSRDLPFDKLRLSQSNVRRTKSGETIPELAEDIARLGLLQSLNVRPMLDADGKETGLFEVPAGGRRFRALELLVTQKRLAKDALIPCIVQPVGRTILAEDDSYAENARREALHPLDQFRAMQAMADKGEDIETIAANSFVTPAVVRQRLKLASVSPTLHEVYAEDGVSLDQLMAFTVSNDHARQEQVFEMLRSSYNTSPAFIRQKLTENSVRAVDKRVRFVTVDAYVAAGGSVIRDLFERDDGGWLTDPALLDRLVDEKLAAEAERIGGEGWKWVEAAIEIPWHAGRDMRRIVGEEVPISDAEQERLTMLEADAEDLSDEWSDADEVPDEIHAKLEAIDAEIGAISERPQIFDPAELPIAGVFVSIEHDGSLRVERGFVRPEDEPEAEGEDGPGADADAAANGAEHTAPGVDGAAGQDGDAASGDEEEDAGLKPMSDRLVSDLTAWRTLALQDAVARCPSTAFAAVLHAFVVSCFFGYSREGCVQVHVNGVAFSNAPAGLRDCPPGRAIAERHEAWRARMPKTDRDAWDWLLTLDDDEQASLFAHCASLGVNAQAEIVPKYDNGRISSHTVARRIVHSHVLARAVGLDLIAAGWRPTADGYFKSVPKPRLLADVTEARGEQFAGMIDHLKKADMAREAERLLEETNWLPEPLRTPDEEGATPSPAANDDGADALPPGLADDVSDAADYDGSADEIAAE
- the hutC gene encoding histidine utilization repressor → MDLIPGMTSNNAKRSTHGASPDTPPRYAAIKQSIYDAIRDGRLKPGDRVPSEAELVGQFDVSRMTANRALRELQSAGIIVRRAGSGSFIAEPKPIGHMIEIRNIAEEIRGRGHDYRARVIQNLEEKAGAETAALLEVPVGTKIFHSVIVHHEAEFPIQLEERFVLASAAPDYGTLDFTQLTPNEYLTRTAPLERVEHRVRAEMPDARTRGMLGLNEGEPVLRMTRRTWSNGRLVSHAWLSHPGTRFELSAAFSVDD
- a CDS encoding PepSY domain-containing protein; the protein is MKKIRFTPLFFRRIHKWVGLILGLQFLLWALSGSVMALLDKDKVGGHGGGMSHAHPLPAGEYFDVAALPRGEPVTGLVLRDLGVRPIYELRTTKGVRLVDATSGENIRVDEGMAREVASMMNEAPIRKVSVIAKPNLESRDHEGAMWRVDFADADNSSAYVALDNARFLVMRGDTWRTWDFFWMLHNMDYVNRKSFNHPLIIFVAFGALWLSGTGFYLLFKSFSRADFRWLRRRRKPIVTRSTV
- a CDS encoding PepSY domain-containing protein — encoded protein: MAIRWPLLVRRTHKWLALVVGVQALLWTLTGFYMVVVHIDTIHGDHLVRAPMVQPFDLAGLAPPSRIVAAAPGASEVRLQRFFDRPVWRAETPEGARLFDARSGAPLPALTESQVREQARRIYTGDGKIVSVRLLTEAPQEMQSRKPPYWQVEFEGWNRPMLYLSPQTGELISRRHALWRVFDFAWMLHIMDYDERTDVNNPLLRVATWSAFAMALTGAWLLIWSFQRRKRKKA